A region of Nakaseomyces glabratus chromosome E, complete sequence DNA encodes the following proteins:
- the EPA3 gene encoding EPA3 (CAGL0E06688g~Putative adhesin-like cell wall protein (adhesin cluster I); predicted GPI-anchor), giving the protein MFNWIIVCCLLIVQLAHANDLGFSLFEKRELSSQNPFGYPIGCSPQDVAIIPGLTMELYSYPIVSGTPPNCYDASYVDPEYPRTGYLKRKMVGKSTGVTGNLNYKYSVEKACMVKYGNLPAGYNYNEPLTVSNFTMILYGYFKAQTTGLHTFFVNADDLLYINFGAGNAFDCCKREDSKTKLGEYVAYDIWHVDSSKNKVSLFLEKDLYYPIRMFFNNIGKDSSLDLSFSVNGATDQISDFSGYLYSVPDQPDTCPAHIGYDTTCRSIDSTTTYSTNFITTKPAENVVPVTSTIYYIATPCSKSQSQTPSCQGGFLDPLKNTCYYPKPEDPKPEDPSHNPSSVNPSSVNPSSVNPSSKPADPSPADPSHNPSSVNPSSVNPSSVNPSSVNPSSKPVDPSPADPSHNPSSVNPSSVNPSSKPADPSPADPSHNPSSVNPSSVNPSSVNPSSKPADPSPADPSHNPSSVNPSSVNPSSVNPSSKPADPSPADPSHNPSSVNPSSVNPSSVNPSSVNPSSKPADPSPADPSHNPSSVNPSSVNPSSVNPSSVIPSSVNPSSVNPSSVNPSSKPVDPSPADPSHNPSSVNPSSVNPSSKPVDPSPADPSHNPSSVNPSSVNPSSKPADPSPADPSHNPSSVNPSSVNPSSVNPSPSIVSPSISTRMVTLSNGSTTTVTVTVTPPSPNGGSSNSNTDSFSLPPPYTTTVSKSTTTETDIVSFFPSTDSDGHTRTGTTTITLTGSKPSNNGNVGTSSVPPVGNIAITPSVSTRTVTFTNGIISTITTTIRPPSPNGGGSGNNGNTPSPNGGGSGNNGNTPSPNGGGSGNNGNTPSPNGGGSGNNGNTPSPNGGGSGNNGNTPSPNGGGSGNNGNTPSPNGGGSGNNGNTPSPNGGGSGNNGNTPSPNGGGSGNNGNTPSPNGGGSGNNGNTPSPSKTTFPISSSSVFNIPNFSEYKGKASKPIEVAPAKLLILVLCTFFLI; this is encoded by the coding sequence atgTTCAACTGGATTATCGTATGTTGTCTATTGATTGTACAATTGGCACATGCCAATGATCTTGgcttttcattatttgaaaagcGAGAATTAAGTTCCCAGAACCCATTTGGTTATCCTATTGGATGTTCTCCTCAGGATGTTGCAATCATTCCTGGTTTGACAATGGAACTTTACTCTTACCCTATTGTCAGTGGTACTCCTCCCAACTGTTATGATGCTTCTTATGTTGACCCTGAATATCCTCGTACTGGCTACCTAAAGAGAAAAATGGTAGGTAAATCAACTGGAGTAACTGGCAATTTGAACTACAAATATAGCGTTGAGAAAGCTTGTATGGTCAAATATGGAAATTTGCCAGCAGGCTACAATTACAATGAACCATTGACAGTTTCTAACTTTACTATGATTTTGTATGGTTACTTCAAGGCTCAAACAACTGGTCTACAcactttttttgttaatgCTGATGATCTGTTGTACATTAATTTTGGTGCAGGTAACGCCTTTGATTGTTGCAAGAGGGAAGATAGCAAAACTAAACTAGGAGAATACGTTGCTTACGATATTTGGCATGTTGATAGTTCCAAAAATAAAGTAAGTCTATTTTTGGAAAAGGATCTCTATTATCCAATTCGGATGTTTTTTAACAATATTGGTAAGGACTCATCCTTAGATCTTTCTTTTAGTGTCAACGGTGCTACTGATCAAATTAGTGACTTTTCAGGTTATTTGTATTCTGTTCCTGATCAACCTGATACTTGTCCTGCTCATATTGGCTACGATACTACATGCAGGAGTATTGATTCGACAACGACATACAGCacaaattttattactaCTAAGCCGGCTGAAAATGTTGTTCCTGTCACCAGCACCATATACTACATTGCAACACCTTGTAGCAAAAGTCAGTCCCAAACACCTAGTTGCCAAGGAGGATTTCTAGATCCATTGAAAAATACATGCTACTATCCAAAACCCGAGGAcccaaaacctgaagaCCCCTCACACAACCCATCCTCTgtcaacccatcttctgtTAACCCATCTTCCGTCAACCCTTCAAGCAAGCCGGCTgatccttctccagctgACCCATCACACAACCCATCTTCCGTTAACCCATCATCCgtcaacccatcttctgtgaacCCATCCTCTGTCAACCCTTCAAGCAAGCCAGTTgatccttctccagctgACCCATCACAcaacccatcttctgtgaacCCATCTTCCGTCAACCCATCAAGCAAGCCGGCTgatccttctccagctgACCCATCACAcaacccatcttctgtgaacccatcttctgtgaacCCATCCTCTGTCAACCCTTCAAGCAAGCCGGCTgatccttctccagctgACCCATCACAcaacccatcttctgtgaacccatcttctgtgaacCCATCTTCCGTCAACCCATCAAGCAAGCCGGCTgatccttctccagctgACCCATCACACAACCCATCTTCCGTTAACCCATCCTCAgtcaacccatcttctgtgaacCCATCCTCTGTCAACCCTTCAAGCAAGCCGGCTgatccttctccagctgATCCATCACACAACCCATCTTCCGTTAACCCATCCTCAGTCAACCCATCATCCGTTaacccatcttctgtgATCCCATCATCCgtcaacccatcttctgtgaacCCATCCTCTGTCAACCCTTCAAGCAAGCCAGTTgatccttctccagctgACCCATCACAcaacccatcttctgtgaacCCATCCTCTGTCAACCCTTCAAGCAAGCCAGTTgatccttctccagctgACCCATCACAcaacccatcttctgtgaacCCATCCTCTGTCAACCCTTCAAGCAAGCCGGCTgatccttctccagctgACCCATCACAcaacccatcttctgtgaacccatcttccgtcaacccatcttctgtgaacCCATCTCCTAGCATTGTCAgtccttcaatttcaacaAGAATGGTTACTTTATCCAACGGTAGCACCACAACTGTTACAGTTACTGTAACCCCACCTTCTCCAAATGGCGGTAGTTCAAACAGCAACACCGACTCCTTCTCACTGCCTCCACCATACACCACAACCGTCTCCAAGAGCACCACCACAGAaacagacatcgtctccttCTTCCCATccaccgactccgacggcCACACCCGCACaggcaccaccaccatcaccCTGACTGGCAGCAAGCCCAGTAACAACGGCAATGTTGGTACTTCCAGTGTCCCACCAGTTGGTAATATAGCGATCACACCTTCAGTCTCGACAAGAACGGTTACTTTCACAAATGGAATAATATCAACCATTACTACCACTATTAGGccaccatctccaaacggcggtggttctggcaacaacggcaacacaccatctccaaacggcggtggttctggcaacaacggcaacacaccatctccaaacggcggtggttccggcaacaacggcaacacaccatctccaaacggcggtggttctggcaacaacggcaacacaccatctccaaacggcggtggttctggcaacaacggcaacacaccatctccaaacggcggtggttctggcaacaacggcaacacaccatctccaaacggcggtggttctggcaacaacggcaacacaccatctccaaacggcggtggttccggcaacaacggcaacacaccatctccaaacggcggtggttctggcaacaacggcaacacaccatctccaaacggcggtggttccggcaacaacggcaacacaccatctccaagcaAGACAACTTTTCCAATTTCCTCTAGTTCTGTCTTTAATATCCCTAATTTTTCAGAGTACAAGGGTAAAGCTTCGAAGCCCATTGAAGTAGCTCCTGCTAAACTATTAATATTGGTTTTGTGCActttttttctgatttaA